Proteins from a single region of Acidovorax sp. NCPPB 3576:
- a CDS encoding c-type cytochrome, with protein MKKLLAPMLMAAVLAVAAFPAFSQGAAPAAAAQKPAKPDLVKGEATFTAVCVACHAADGNSTIAINPKLAQQHPEYLVKQLQEFKSGKRNNPVMKGFASALSDDDMRNIAWWVASKQAKPGFAKDKELVALGERIYRGGIADRNIAACAGCHSPNGAGIPVQYPRLSGQHADYTAAQLVAFRDGVRSNSLQMTQVAAKLNDREIKAVADYIAGLR; from the coding sequence ATGAAGAAATTGCTTGCTCCCATGCTGATGGCTGCCGTGCTGGCAGTTGCTGCTTTCCCGGCTTTTTCGCAGGGGGCCGCTCCCGCTGCCGCGGCGCAAAAACCCGCCAAGCCGGACCTCGTCAAGGGCGAAGCCACCTTCACCGCGGTGTGCGTGGCCTGCCACGCAGCCGATGGCAACTCCACCATCGCCATCAACCCCAAGCTGGCCCAGCAGCATCCCGAATACCTCGTCAAGCAGCTGCAGGAGTTCAAATCCGGCAAGCGCAACAACCCCGTCATGAAGGGCTTCGCCTCGGCCCTGTCCGATGACGACATGCGCAACATCGCCTGGTGGGTGGCATCCAAGCAGGCCAAGCCGGGCTTCGCCAAGGACAAGGAACTCGTCGCCCTGGGCGAGCGCATCTACCGCGGCGGCATCGCCGACCGCAACATCGCCGCCTGCGCCGGCTGCCACAGCCCCAATGGCGCGGGCATTCCGGTGCAGTACCCCCGCCTGTCGGGCCAGCACGCCGACTACACCGCCGCGCAACTCGTCGCCTTCCGCGACGGCGTGCGCAGCAACAGCCTGCAGATGACGCAGGTCGCCGCCAAGCTCAACGACCGCGAAATCAAGGCCGTCGCCGACTACATCGCTGGCCTGCGTTGA
- a CDS encoding alpha/beta fold hydrolase has translation MINTLAHELPHGTTLHCRTAGERGRPVLLFLHGFPEGAFIWDALLEHFADPAHGGYRCVAPWLRGFAPSSAPPEVAAYRAKHLVQDITALIAAECGGSQPLAALIAHDWGGAVAWNLANQRPELMQRLVIVNSPHPGTFLRELQSNPAQQAASQYMHFLCRPDAEALLAADDFRRLFGFFDQADGTAPAWLTPEVREQYRATWGAGLTGPCNYYRASPLRPPREGDAGAGALTLPDSMLTVNVPTRVVWGLDDPALLPGLLQGLEQWVPSLARTEVPGASHWIVHEQPKVAIQAITESLATHLLPN, from the coding sequence ATGATCAACACCCTTGCGCACGAGCTGCCCCACGGCACCACCCTGCACTGCCGCACCGCTGGCGAGCGCGGCCGTCCGGTGCTGCTGTTCCTGCACGGGTTTCCCGAAGGCGCCTTCATCTGGGATGCGCTGCTGGAGCACTTCGCCGACCCGGCCCATGGCGGCTACCGCTGCGTGGCGCCCTGGCTGCGCGGCTTCGCGCCATCGAGCGCCCCGCCGGAGGTGGCCGCCTACCGCGCCAAGCACCTGGTGCAGGACATCACGGCCCTGATCGCGGCGGAATGCGGCGGCTCCCAGCCCCTGGCCGCGCTGATCGCGCACGACTGGGGCGGCGCAGTGGCCTGGAACCTGGCCAACCAGCGGCCCGAACTGATGCAGCGGCTGGTGATTGTGAATTCGCCGCACCCGGGCACGTTCCTGCGCGAGCTGCAGAGCAACCCGGCACAGCAGGCGGCCAGCCAGTACATGCACTTTCTCTGCCGGCCGGACGCCGAGGCGCTGCTCGCGGCCGACGACTTCCGGCGGCTGTTCGGCTTTTTCGACCAGGCCGACGGCACGGCACCCGCTTGGCTCACGCCCGAGGTGCGCGAGCAGTACCGCGCCACCTGGGGTGCCGGCCTGACGGGCCCGTGCAACTACTACCGCGCCAGCCCGCTGCGCCCGCCGCGCGAGGGCGATGCCGGCGCCGGCGCGCTCACCCTGCCGGATTCGATGCTCACGGTGAACGTGCCCACCCGCGTGGTCTGGGGCCTGGACGACCCGGCCTTGCTGCCGGGGCTGCTGCAGGGGCTGGAGCAGTGGGTGCCGTCGCTGGCCCGCACCGAGGTGCCGGGCGCCTCGCACTGGATCGTGCACGAGCAGCCAAAAGTGGCGATCCAGGCCATCACCGAAAGCCTGGCGACACATTTGCTACCAAATTAA
- the yihA gene encoding ribosome biogenesis GTP-binding protein YihA/YsxC, producing MTTTSHAPVAGSLPPAPDAKVAMGWMHTTRFLTTAAQLHHLPTIDVPEIAFVGRSNAGKSTCINTLTQQKQLAFASKKPGRTQHINLFSLGKQGVTDAVLADLPGYGYAAVSRSDKIRWQQVMLSYLVTRQSLTGIVLLCDPRLGLTELDEALLEAVRPRVESGLKFLVLLTKADKLTRAEQAKVLSITRLQAGGGEVKMFSALKKQGVDEVAQLLWQWSHPVDGPSPEAEGENTPPDADEDSEQE from the coding sequence ATGACGACTACATCACATGCGCCAGTTGCTGGCTCCCTCCCGCCCGCACCCGACGCCAAAGTCGCCATGGGGTGGATGCACACCACGCGGTTCCTGACGACGGCGGCGCAACTGCACCACCTGCCAACCATCGACGTGCCCGAGATCGCCTTCGTGGGCCGCTCCAATGCCGGCAAGTCCACCTGCATCAACACGCTCACGCAGCAAAAGCAGCTGGCCTTCGCCTCCAAGAAGCCCGGTCGCACGCAGCACATCAATTTGTTCTCGCTGGGCAAGCAGGGCGTGACCGACGCCGTGCTGGCCGACCTCCCCGGCTACGGCTACGCCGCCGTGTCGCGCTCGGACAAGATCCGCTGGCAGCAGGTGATGCTGAGCTACCTGGTCACCCGCCAGAGCCTGACCGGCATCGTGCTGCTGTGCGACCCGCGCCTGGGCCTGACCGAGCTGGACGAAGCGCTGCTGGAGGCCGTGCGCCCGCGCGTCGAATCGGGCCTGAAATTCCTGGTGCTGCTCACCAAGGCCGACAAGCTCACCCGCGCCGAACAGGCCAAGGTGCTGTCCATCACGCGACTGCAGGCCGGCGGCGGCGAGGTCAAGATGTTCTCGGCCCTCAAGAAGCAAGGGGTGGACGAGGTGGCGCAACTGCTGTGGCAGTGGTCGCACCCCGTGGACGGCCCTTCGCCCGAGGCGGAGGGCGAAAACACCCCTCCGGACGCTGACGAGGATTCAGAGCAAGAATAG
- a CDS encoding ankyrin repeat domain-containing protein — MQITPQFHKPPRATAAAEPYAPQEAVRYEPSVDGTSIPAFEKSGRGKQLMTQYRAGIGKLKTFLEQHPSSKSQQSIEALDTFKSRVEGGVAGHYSTQISRLYGEGKASLDTLCTAVADHTIPLSTRMEIIENLASGLLVCSEGTTTNLIMAAQDLNLAKGLHTHAKRVWEDMLNQALRDFSQSKHKGLENYAGNEIHYVNGYRNFLAEQFGVTERSDSFVDVRTVSAHAQEAAAFVQARVNPVELVRQLADECLSEVKERFRQHLGRPLTLETAAQLHNEYSDSMEAGLQGRFGSIPAWVVISEHEPTGDEDAPYSVLEHPALLMRVIAKNMKEQGLLDKEKFEVVDTALTAEGNRRIKRIADGDFYVKEMDKAGGVGYRGMRLSDLSPAVEWPSALLMSALTATKDPEELRNLDPAKVWNMVRHGTPAAQLHWQAALMHPALKRYREASAEAEFFLLNQAAEEVDKLPERARPNAVAQSLMAGDLALASLLVVLPMPSSWKDQNQNTLLHHAVAAGADSVVTLLASAAALQTVNARGDTPLMHAARYGQTAMVNKLLGANASIDTRNKNGETALYLAVQAGDVASVGILVQASLKGPKNRGMLDQKSRTGRTPLMVAAAAGNETLLQMLHKAGARVDVASDEGRTALHEAARQGRMGTARLLLQAGAKPNAYTGFMHGGVTPLMDALDNGHYELAAMLASRSHLNQRDWRGECALMRAVGQQNARAAKPLINAKANVDRDAPDGTTPLMRAAETGNVAIMSLLLQAGAQADRRTEIRYSALFAAVKNGHAPAVELLLGAKVDSTSTDRDGLTPFMLAARNGHAEVMETLLKKEAAGDVKATQFYGENATMLAASNGHANVIALLLRHGLAGNLESWSGESSETALTQAAANGHADVVKLLLDAGAHGSLARAERLAKSKGHPKVLHLLVEARNANKKASQSAPGTSKSTSA, encoded by the coding sequence ATGCAGATCACACCGCAATTCCACAAGCCGCCCCGCGCGACCGCGGCTGCGGAGCCTTACGCGCCGCAAGAAGCCGTGCGCTACGAACCGAGCGTTGACGGGACTTCGATACCGGCCTTCGAAAAATCGGGGCGTGGCAAGCAGCTCATGACGCAGTACCGGGCAGGCATCGGCAAACTGAAAACCTTTCTCGAACAACATCCCTCCTCCAAATCCCAGCAGTCCATCGAGGCGCTGGACACCTTCAAAAGCCGGGTGGAAGGTGGCGTGGCCGGGCACTATTCCACGCAGATATCGCGCCTCTACGGCGAAGGCAAGGCCTCGCTGGACACGCTGTGCACGGCGGTGGCGGACCACACGATCCCGCTTTCGACACGCATGGAAATCATCGAGAACCTGGCGTCAGGACTTCTGGTGTGTTCCGAAGGCACCACGACCAACCTGATCATGGCCGCCCAGGACCTGAACCTGGCCAAAGGCTTGCACACCCACGCCAAAAGGGTCTGGGAAGACATGCTGAACCAGGCGCTGCGTGATTTCAGTCAGTCCAAACACAAGGGATTGGAAAACTACGCAGGCAACGAAATCCATTATGTGAACGGCTACCGCAATTTTCTGGCGGAGCAGTTCGGTGTCACGGAACGCAGCGACAGCTTCGTCGATGTGCGCACCGTCAGCGCCCATGCTCAGGAAGCCGCGGCGTTCGTGCAGGCCCGCGTAAACCCGGTCGAGTTGGTTCGACAGTTGGCCGACGAATGCCTGAGCGAGGTGAAGGAGCGTTTCAGGCAACACCTGGGCCGGCCGCTGACGCTGGAAACAGCGGCCCAATTGCACAATGAGTACAGCGACTCCATGGAAGCCGGATTGCAAGGGCGATTCGGCTCGATTCCTGCCTGGGTCGTCATCTCGGAGCACGAGCCCACCGGCGATGAAGACGCGCCCTATTCCGTTCTCGAGCATCCCGCACTGCTCATGCGCGTCATCGCAAAGAACATGAAGGAACAGGGGCTGCTCGATAAAGAGAAGTTCGAGGTCGTCGATACCGCATTGACGGCCGAGGGCAACCGCAGGATCAAGCGCATCGCCGACGGAGATTTCTACGTCAAGGAGATGGACAAGGCCGGCGGAGTCGGCTACCGCGGCATGCGGCTGTCCGACCTTTCTCCTGCCGTGGAGTGGCCGTCCGCGCTGCTCATGAGCGCCCTCACCGCGACCAAGGACCCCGAGGAGTTGCGCAACCTCGATCCCGCCAAGGTCTGGAACATGGTCCGCCACGGCACGCCTGCGGCGCAATTGCATTGGCAAGCCGCTCTGATGCATCCGGCATTGAAGCGCTACCGGGAAGCCTCTGCGGAAGCGGAATTCTTTCTGCTGAACCAGGCTGCGGAGGAAGTGGACAAGCTCCCGGAACGGGCACGGCCCAACGCCGTGGCGCAAAGCCTCATGGCCGGCGATCTGGCGCTGGCCAGCTTGCTGGTGGTTTTGCCCATGCCATCGTCATGGAAAGACCAGAATCAAAACACCCTGCTCCACCACGCCGTCGCTGCGGGAGCCGATTCGGTCGTGACCCTGCTCGCGTCCGCTGCGGCACTGCAAACGGTCAATGCCCGGGGGGACACGCCCTTGATGCACGCAGCCCGCTATGGCCAAACCGCCATGGTCAACAAGCTGCTGGGAGCCAATGCTTCGATCGATACCCGCAACAAGAATGGAGAAACCGCCCTGTACCTTGCAGTCCAGGCGGGCGACGTGGCCTCCGTGGGCATCCTGGTGCAGGCGTCCCTCAAGGGGCCCAAGAACCGCGGCATGCTGGACCAGAAATCCAGAACCGGCAGAACGCCCCTCATGGTGGCCGCCGCCGCCGGCAACGAAACCCTCTTGCAAATGTTGCACAAAGCCGGGGCACGCGTGGATGTGGCGAGCGACGAGGGCAGGACAGCGCTGCACGAGGCTGCCCGCCAAGGCCGCATGGGAACGGCACGGCTGCTGCTGCAGGCGGGCGCCAAACCCAACGCCTACACGGGATTCATGCACGGCGGCGTGACACCGCTGATGGATGCCCTCGACAACGGCCACTACGAATTGGCCGCCATGCTGGCGAGCCGCAGCCATTTGAACCAGCGCGACTGGCGCGGGGAATGCGCGCTCATGCGGGCCGTGGGGCAACAGAATGCCCGCGCGGCAAAGCCGCTGATAAATGCCAAGGCGAACGTTGATCGCGACGCTCCGGATGGAACCACGCCGCTGATGCGAGCGGCGGAAACAGGCAACGTCGCGATCATGTCCCTGCTGCTGCAAGCGGGCGCGCAGGCCGATCGCAGAACCGAGATTCGATATTCCGCCCTCTTCGCAGCCGTAAAGAATGGCCACGCACCCGCCGTGGAGCTGCTTTTGGGCGCGAAGGTGGATTCGACATCGACCGATAGAGACGGTCTGACGCCCTTCATGCTTGCGGCCCGCAATGGGCATGCCGAGGTCATGGAGACCTTGCTGAAGAAAGAAGCCGCCGGCGACGTGAAAGCCACCCAGTTCTACGGCGAAAACGCCACCATGCTGGCGGCATCGAACGGCCATGCCAACGTGATCGCGCTGCTGCTGCGCCACGGTCTTGCGGGCAACCTGGAAAGCTGGTCAGGCGAATCCTCCGAGACGGCCCTGACCCAGGCAGCGGCCAACGGACATGCGGACGTGGTGAAACTGCTGTTGGACGCGGGCGCGCACGGCAGCCTGGCGCGAGCCGAACGGTTGGCGAAATCGAAGGGCCACCCCAAGGTATTGCATCTGCTGGTCGAAGCCCGGAACGCCAATAAAAAAGCCAGCCAGTCGGCCCCCGGCACGAGCAAAAGCACAAGCGCCTGA
- a CDS encoding lysophospholipid acyltransferase family protein, with amino-acid sequence MTGRMNVWLMGVLARLPLPVLRGLGWVIGQVLYLLAAPRRKVALRNLELCFPDASPAQRRAWARETFVRFCQTWLDRSWLWMAPRAVVEKRLTIHGALHELDGDAPTIIFAPHFLGMDAAGTALTLQTDRAFTSIFTPHPDPAVDAWLFAGRQRFGNVRMLNRGDGVKPILSGLRKGGLLYLLPDMDFGPSESVFVPFYGVRAATIPSLSRFARLGRAKVVPLVGRITPTGYSAEMMPAWENFPTDDLEADTARMNRELQQWVDTMPGQYYWVHKRFKSRPDGEPSVYRK; translated from the coding sequence ATGACGGGCCGCATGAACGTGTGGCTGATGGGCGTGCTGGCCCGCCTGCCGCTGCCGGTGCTGCGCGGCCTGGGCTGGGTGATCGGCCAGGTGCTCTACCTGCTGGCCGCGCCGCGCCGCAAGGTGGCGCTGCGCAATCTGGAGCTGTGCTTTCCCGATGCGTCCCCCGCCCAGCGGCGCGCCTGGGCCCGCGAGACCTTCGTGCGCTTTTGCCAGACCTGGCTGGACCGCAGTTGGCTGTGGATGGCGCCGCGCGCGGTGGTCGAAAAGCGGCTCACCATCCACGGCGCGCTGCACGAGCTGGACGGCGACGCGCCCACCATCATCTTCGCGCCGCATTTCCTCGGCATGGACGCGGCGGGCACGGCGCTCACCCTGCAGACCGACCGGGCCTTCACCTCGATCTTCACGCCGCACCCGGACCCGGCCGTGGACGCCTGGCTGTTCGCGGGCCGCCAGCGCTTTGGCAACGTGCGCATGCTCAACCGGGGCGACGGCGTCAAGCCCATCCTGAGCGGGCTGCGCAAGGGCGGGCTGCTGTATCTGCTGCCGGACATGGACTTCGGCCCGAGCGAGTCGGTGTTCGTGCCGTTCTACGGCGTGCGCGCGGCGACGATCCCTTCGCTGTCGCGCTTCGCCCGCCTGGGCCGCGCCAAGGTCGTGCCGCTGGTGGGGCGCATCACCCCGACGGGTTACAGCGCCGAGATGATGCCGGCCTGGGAGAACTTTCCCACCGACGACCTGGAGGCCGACACCGCCCGCATGAACCGCGAACTGCAGCAATGGGTGGACACCATGCCGGGCCAGTATTACTGGGTGCACAAGCGCTTCAAGTCGCGTCCGGACGGCGAGCCTTCGGTGTACCGGAAATAA
- a CDS encoding lysophospholipid acyltransferase family protein, with protein MPTLFRFLSRLPLWLVHALGAAAGWLVFCLSPTYRRRFRENAARAGYSFCQVRAAVGHAGRMAAELPRLWLREQTPCRIENAAAVERAWGAGKGIVFLTPHLGCFELSVQAAAQRWSAERGPITILYRPARQPWLAGVMATARNRPGIRAVPTALTGVRQMIKALRRGEAVGLLPDQVPPQGQGVWSPFFGREAYTMTLAARLAQQTGATVVLARCERLGAGRGYVLHFEELSVPLSEDLDAAVLQINQAMEHTIRQSPGQYLWGYARYKQPRADAHAAGAAA; from the coding sequence ATGCCAACCCTTTTCCGTTTCCTTTCCCGGCTTCCGCTCTGGCTCGTCCATGCCCTTGGCGCGGCCGCGGGCTGGCTGGTTTTCTGCCTCTCGCCCACCTACCGGCGGCGCTTTCGCGAGAACGCGGCGCGCGCCGGCTATTCGTTCTGCCAAGTGCGTGCGGCCGTGGGCCACGCGGGCCGCATGGCGGCCGAACTGCCCCGCCTGTGGCTGCGCGAGCAGACGCCGTGCCGCATCGAGAACGCCGCCGCGGTCGAGCGGGCCTGGGGCGCGGGCAAGGGCATCGTCTTTCTCACCCCGCACCTGGGTTGCTTCGAGCTGTCGGTGCAGGCCGCGGCCCAGCGCTGGAGCGCCGAGCGCGGGCCCATCACCATCCTGTACCGCCCCGCGCGCCAGCCCTGGCTGGCCGGCGTGATGGCCACCGCGCGCAACCGCCCCGGCATCCGCGCGGTGCCCACGGCGCTCACAGGCGTGCGCCAGATGATCAAGGCGTTGCGCCGCGGCGAGGCCGTGGGCCTGCTGCCCGACCAGGTGCCGCCGCAGGGCCAGGGCGTGTGGTCGCCGTTCTTCGGCCGCGAGGCCTACACCATGACCCTGGCCGCGCGGCTGGCGCAGCAGACGGGCGCCACGGTGGTCCTGGCGCGCTGCGAGCGGCTGGGCGCCGGCCGCGGCTATGTCTTGCATTTCGAGGAGTTGTCCGTGCCCCTGTCCGAAGACCTTGACGCGGCCGTGCTGCAGATCAACCAGGCGATGGAGCACACCATCCGCCAGAGCCCCGGCCAGTACCTGTGGGGCTACGCCCGCTACAAGCAGCCGCGGGCCGACGCGCACGCCGCAGGGGCCGCGGCATGA
- a CDS encoding cytochrome c biogenesis protein ResB, producing MSETTHGIRIHTRSQAMRAAVELLSSMRFAISLLTVICIASVIGTVLKQHEPAANYVNQFGPFWAELFMALKLNAVYSAWWFLLILAFLVASTSLCIARNGPRYLADVRNYKENVREQSLQAFGLRAQGPLPGETPEAAARRIGDMLAGGGWKVRLQQRTTPAGPGTGWMVAAKAGAANKIGYIAAHSAIVLVCVGGLLDGDLVVRAQMWLGGKTPYNGGGLISEVRPEHRLSERNPTFRGNLLVAEGTQSSTAILSQSDGVLLQELPFAIELKKFIVEHYSTGMPKLFASEIVIHDKATGEATPARVEVNHPANYRGIEIYQSSFDDGGSRLQLRAVPLAPGIAPFDVEGVVGSSTPLAASAAGQPFTLEFTALRTINVENFSGTGAVSSGADVRKVDLRQAIESRLGAGNKTATRKELRNIGPSVSYKLRDAAGQAREFHNYMLPMDTGDGQPVFLLGVRETPSEPFRFLRIPVDDQGSMQGFVRMRLALADPALREQAVRRYVAKAVDPARPELAEQLAQSTVRALSLFAGSAPGTAAGAEGRGGLQAISDFMEANVPPAERERAGEVLIRILNGALFELAQLTRERAGLKPLEQSDATQAFMTQAVLSLSDAQAYPVPVAFELKDFTQVQASVFQVARAPGKNIVYLGCALLIIGVFSMLYVRERRLWVWLVPKEGGAQATMALSSNRKTLDGDREFARLTDKLIGARPHGDTA from the coding sequence ATGTCTGAAACCACCCACGGCATCCGCATCCACACCCGCTCGCAGGCCATGCGCGCGGCGGTGGAATTGCTGTCGTCCATGCGCTTCGCGATCTCGCTGCTGACGGTGATCTGCATCGCCTCGGTGATCGGCACGGTGCTCAAGCAGCACGAGCCCGCCGCCAACTACGTGAACCAGTTCGGGCCGTTCTGGGCCGAGCTGTTCATGGCGCTCAAGCTCAACGCGGTGTACAGCGCCTGGTGGTTCCTGCTGATCCTGGCGTTCCTCGTGGCGAGTACCTCGCTGTGCATCGCGCGCAACGGCCCGCGCTACCTGGCCGACGTGCGCAACTACAAGGAAAACGTCCGCGAGCAAAGCCTGCAGGCCTTCGGGCTGAGGGCGCAGGGACCGCTGCCCGGCGAAACCCCCGAAGCCGCGGCGCGCCGCATCGGCGACATGCTGGCCGGCGGCGGCTGGAAGGTGCGGCTGCAGCAGCGCACCACGCCGGCCGGGCCCGGCACGGGCTGGATGGTGGCGGCCAAGGCGGGCGCGGCCAACAAGATCGGCTACATCGCGGCGCACAGCGCCATCGTGCTGGTGTGCGTGGGCGGCCTGCTGGACGGCGACCTGGTCGTGCGCGCGCAGATGTGGCTGGGCGGCAAGACACCCTACAACGGCGGCGGCCTGATCTCCGAAGTGCGGCCCGAACACCGTCTGTCCGAGCGCAACCCCACCTTCCGCGGCAACCTGCTGGTGGCCGAGGGCACGCAGTCGAGCACCGCCATCCTGAGCCAGTCCGACGGCGTGCTGCTGCAGGAGCTGCCGTTCGCCATCGAGCTGAAGAAGTTCATCGTCGAGCATTACTCCACCGGCATGCCCAAGCTCTTCGCGAGCGAGATCGTCATCCACGACAAGGCCACCGGCGAGGCCACGCCCGCGCGCGTGGAGGTCAACCACCCGGCGAACTACCGCGGCATCGAGATCTACCAGTCCAGCTTCGACGACGGCGGCTCGCGCCTGCAACTGCGCGCGGTGCCGCTCGCGCCCGGCATAGCGCCTTTCGACGTGGAGGGCGTGGTGGGCAGCTCCACGCCGCTCGCGGCCAGCGCCGCGGGCCAGCCGTTCACGCTCGAATTCACCGCACTGCGCACCATCAACGTCGAGAACTTCAGCGGCACCGGCGCCGTCTCCTCCGGCGCCGACGTGCGCAAGGTGGACCTGCGCCAGGCCATCGAGTCGCGCCTGGGCGCAGGCAACAAGACGGCGACCCGCAAGGAACTGCGCAACATCGGCCCGAGCGTGAGCTACAAGCTGCGCGACGCGGCGGGCCAGGCGCGCGAGTTCCACAACTACATGCTGCCGATGGACACGGGGGACGGGCAGCCTGTCTTCCTGCTCGGGGTGCGCGAGACGCCGTCCGAGCCGTTCCGCTTCCTGCGCATTCCGGTGGACGACCAGGGCAGCATGCAGGGCTTCGTGCGCATGCGCCTGGCGCTGGCCGATCCGGCGCTGCGCGAGCAGGCGGTGCGCCGCTACGTGGCCAAGGCGGTGGACCCCGCGCGCCCCGAGCTGGCCGAGCAACTGGCGCAATCGACCGTGCGCGCCCTGTCGCTCTTTGCGGGCTCCGCCCCAGGCACTGCTGCAGGTGCGGAAGGCCGCGGCGGGCTGCAGGCGATCTCGGACTTCATGGAGGCCAACGTGCCGCCGGCCGAACGCGAGCGCGCGGGCGAGGTGCTGATCCGCATCCTGAACGGCGCGCTGTTCGAGCTGGCCCAGTTGACGCGCGAGCGCGCGGGCCTCAAACCCCTGGAGCAAAGCGATGCCACCCAGGCGTTCATGACGCAGGCGGTGCTGTCGCTCAGCGATGCACAGGCCTACCCGGTGCCCGTGGCGTTCGAGTTGAAGGACTTCACCCAGGTGCAGGCGAGCGTCTTCCAGGTGGCACGAGCGCCGGGCAAGAACATCGTGTACCTCGGCTGCGCGCTGCTGATCATCGGCGTGTTTTCGATGCTCTACGTGCGCGAACGGCGCCTGTGGGTGTGGCTGGTGCCCAAAGAGGGCGGCGCGCAGGCCACCATGGCGCTGTCGAGCAACCGCAAGACCCTGGACGGCGACCGCGAGTTCGCCCGGCTCACCGACAAACTCATCGGGGCGCGGCCCCACGGAGACACCGCATGA
- the metK gene encoding methionine adenosyltransferase, with translation MANDFLFTSESVSEGHPDKVADQISDAILDAIFKQDPRSRVAAETLTNTGLVVLAGEITTNAHVDYIQIARDTIKRIGYDNTDYGIDYKGCAVLVAYDKQSNDIAQGVDQASDDHLNTGAGDQGLMFGYACDETPELMPAPIYYAHRLVERQAQLRKDGRLPFLRPDAKSQVTMRYVDGKPHSIDTVVLSTQHHPDQSETSTKMKASFTEAVIEEIIKPVLPSEWLQDTKYLINPTGRFVIGGPQGDCGLTGRKIIVDTYGGACPHGGGAFSGKDPTKVDRSAAYAARYVAKNIVAAGLARQCQIQVAYAIGVARPMNVTVYTEGTGVIPDDQIAKLVQEHFDLRPKGIIQMLDLLRPIYEKTAAYGHFGREEPEFTWEKTDKAAALRAAAGR, from the coding sequence ATGGCGAACGATTTCCTTTTCACCTCCGAATCCGTCTCGGAAGGCCACCCTGACAAGGTCGCCGACCAGATTTCCGACGCGATTCTGGACGCGATCTTCAAGCAGGACCCCCGCAGCCGCGTGGCGGCCGAGACCCTCACCAACACCGGGCTCGTGGTGCTGGCGGGCGAGATCACTACCAACGCGCATGTGGATTACATCCAGATCGCGCGCGACACCATCAAGCGCATCGGCTACGACAACACCGACTACGGCATTGACTACAAGGGTTGCGCGGTGCTGGTGGCCTACGACAAGCAGAGCAACGACATCGCCCAGGGCGTGGACCAGGCCAGCGACGACCACCTGAACACCGGCGCCGGCGACCAGGGCCTGATGTTCGGCTACGCCTGCGACGAGACGCCCGAGCTGATGCCCGCGCCTATCTACTACGCCCACCGCCTGGTCGAGCGCCAGGCCCAGCTGCGCAAGGACGGGCGCCTGCCCTTCCTGCGGCCCGACGCCAAGAGCCAGGTCACGATGCGCTACGTGGACGGCAAGCCCCACAGCATCGACACCGTGGTGCTGTCCACCCAGCACCACCCCGACCAGAGCGAGACGTCCACCAAGATGAAGGCCAGCTTCACCGAAGCCGTCATCGAGGAAATCATCAAGCCCGTGCTGCCCAGCGAGTGGCTCCAGGACACCAAGTACCTCATCAACCCCACCGGCCGCTTCGTCATCGGCGGCCCGCAAGGCGACTGCGGCCTGACCGGCCGCAAGATCATCGTGGACACCTACGGCGGTGCCTGCCCCCATGGCGGCGGCGCGTTCAGCGGCAAGGACCCAACCAAGGTGGACCGCTCGGCCGCCTACGCCGCGCGCTACGTGGCCAAGAACATCGTCGCCGCAGGCCTGGCGCGCCAGTGCCAGATCCAGGTGGCCTATGCCATCGGCGTGGCCCGCCCCATGAACGTGACGGTGTACACCGAAGGCACGGGCGTGATTCCGGACGACCAGATCGCCAAGCTGGTGCAGGAACACTTCGACCTGCGCCCCAAGGGCATCATCCAGATGCTCGATCTGCTGCGCCCCATCTACGAAAAGACCGCCGCCTACGGCCACTTCGGCCGCGAAGAGCCCGAGTTCACCTGGGAAAAGACGGACAAGGCAGCAGCACTGCGGGCTGCTGCGGGGCGGTAA